A region of Bacillus rossius redtenbacheri isolate Brsri chromosome 2, Brsri_v3, whole genome shotgun sequence DNA encodes the following proteins:
- the LOC134529703 gene encoding B1 bradykinin receptor-like: MIVQPLHASIIVGSVPATIGACWALCRAGPMSPSTVYMMNMLLWDLVFVLIGTPNTFGSQSWVAEHLACRLYRAASELVARMSANSLVALAVSEYLSQPRDPRLRAKTERSCLVVMCLWVLTVLQSLGTVSHSKLNKTDCLQITAIEPNKQRLATIVDFTCAFVVPIVMIIVFSVLLITKPTRINNDSKDICFVTESFIRPSAQPAYSKLVIALIFIFIILDIPFYGHTFIVFITETFKIVNPLIDESTTGLLIPVGFWCKYILSFLNPLVIIFIVCRRKNGSSCYKCSCCYMCNCNRKRSKRISNIPILDS; this comes from the coding sequence ATGATTGTTCAACCACTGCACGCATCTATCATCGTTGGAAGTGTCCCAGCTACAATAGGTGCCTGCTGGGCGCTATGTCGAGCTGGGCCCATGAGTCCCTCCACAGTGTACATGATGAACATGCTGCTCTGGGACCTGGTGTTCGTGCTCATAGGCACCCCCAACACCTTCGGCAGCCAATCGTGGGTGGCAGAGCACTTGGCATGCCGGTTGTACCGAGCGGCTAGCGAATTGGTCGCACGCATGTCTGCCAACTCTTTGGTCGCACTCGCTGTCAGTGAGTACCTCTCGCAACCACGCGACCCAAGACTGCGCGCCAAGACCGAGCGGTCTTGCCTCGTTGTCATGTGCCTGTGGGTTCTGACAGTTCTGCAGTCACTGGGCACCGTGTCACATTCAAAACTGAACAAAACCGACTGCCTTCAAATTACAGCAATTGAGCCCAACAAGCAGCGCCTCGCTACCATTGTCGACTTTACATGTGCTTTTGTGGTGCCCATAGTTATGATTATTGTTTTCTCCGTTCTCTTAATTACGAAACCTACCAGAATAAATAATGACAGCAAAGATATATGCTTCGTCACAGAGTCGTTTATCAGACCGAGTGCTCAACCAGCATATTCAAAACTCGTCATTGctctgatttttatttttataattctagATATTCCTTTCTATGGACATACTTTTATTGTATTCATaactgaaacatttaaaattgtGAATCCTTTAATTGACGAGAGCACAACTGGCTTATTAATTCCGGTTGGCTTTTGGTGTAAGTACATTCTATCGTTTTTAAATCCATTAGTGATCATTTTTATAGTGTGCAGAAGAAAAAATGGCAGCAGCTGTTACAAGTGTTCCTGCTGTTACATGTGCAATTGCAACAGGAAACGATCGAAACGAATAAGTAATATTCCGATTTTGGACTCTTAA